One Sulfuricurvum sp. DNA window includes the following coding sequences:
- a CDS encoding ComEC/Rec2 family competence protein — MSKLERVDLFDIKSGSIFFIFLLIIASLSLSYEYYQFTKFKTFDDPLVRGFVIDQEVRLISDIPKTSMKLRLENGSSVRCVLSPYLRDLRGREVLLELQVAKVTFLDYLKGFRSRGVIVEVYPDLSLKEQWYRRIASAHDDQRMKELYGALFVATPMSQEFQSLVGGMGLSAVLSISGYHFGILSLVAYFFLRTPYRWVQNRYFPYRHGNRDLFWIVAGLLFTYLSILEFNPAMIRSFGMIVVGYLLFDRGIKIISFQTLLIAIGVLIAFFPRLFFSLSFWFSSFGVLSIFIFIRYYEHWKPWQIFLALNIWCYLVLLPISLAIFGTFSWAHLGSIPINLIFNLYYPSVLVLHLTPWGDLYDSTLIKMFEAGEVRNVVIPMWIGIGSIVLAIGAMWRKEAFWVLGILGSVTLGSAVYQIA; from the coding sequence ATGTCTAAACTTGAACGTGTTGATCTCTTCGACATTAAAAGTGGATCGATTTTTTTTATTTTTCTTCTGATAATCGCTTCCCTCTCCCTCTCGTATGAATATTATCAATTTACTAAATTTAAAACGTTTGATGATCCACTTGTTCGAGGTTTTGTTATTGATCAAGAGGTTCGCTTGATTTCGGATATACCGAAAACTTCTATGAAGCTTCGACTCGAAAACGGCTCAAGTGTTCGATGTGTACTTTCTCCGTATTTGCGTGATTTACGTGGACGTGAGGTGTTGCTTGAACTTCAGGTAGCTAAGGTCACTTTTTTGGATTATCTCAAAGGGTTTAGATCACGTGGTGTGATTGTCGAAGTCTATCCTGATCTGAGCCTCAAGGAGCAATGGTACCGTCGTATTGCATCGGCTCATGATGATCAACGTATGAAAGAGCTTTATGGAGCATTGTTTGTTGCAACGCCGATGTCCCAAGAGTTTCAATCCTTGGTCGGAGGCATGGGGCTTAGTGCCGTACTCTCGATTAGCGGATACCATTTTGGAATATTGAGTTTAGTAGCCTATTTTTTTCTTCGAACTCCATATCGTTGGGTACAAAATCGTTATTTTCCCTATCGACACGGGAATCGTGATTTGTTTTGGATAGTTGCGGGATTATTGTTTACGTATCTAAGTATTTTGGAGTTTAATCCGGCGATGATTCGCTCATTTGGGATGATTGTTGTGGGCTATCTCCTTTTTGATCGAGGGATAAAGATTATCTCATTTCAAACGTTATTGATAGCCATCGGTGTGCTAATCGCTTTTTTCCCAAGACTCTTTTTTTCGTTATCGTTTTGGTTCTCCTCTTTCGGTGTTCTCTCGATTTTTATTTTTATCCGCTACTATGAACACTGGAAACCTTGGCAGATTTTTTTAGCTCTCAATATTTGGTGTTATTTGGTTTTATTACCGATTTCACTGGCAATATTTGGGACATTTAGCTGGGCGCATTTGGGTTCGATTCCGATTAATCTGATTTTTAATCTCTATTATCCGAGTGTTTTAGTACTTCATTTAACGCCGTGGGGAGATCTATATGATTCGACATTGATAAAGATGTTTGAAGCAGGAGAAGTACGAAATGTAGTGATTCCGATGTGGATCGGAATAGGGAGTATCGTATTAGCCATAGGGGCGATGTGGCGTAAAGAGGCTTTTTGGGTGTTAGGTATTCTTGGTAGTGTTACGTTGGGAAGCGCGGTTTATCAGATAGCATAG